In Candidatus Angelobacter sp., the DNA window ATCAGGCGCCGCTTGAATCCGCCGGAAAGGGTCTGCGGTTTTTGATCGGCGTAAGGCCCGAGGCCGAACCGTTCGATTAACGCGTCAATGCGCTGCAAAATGTCCGCCTGGCGTGGACGATAGTAACGGCCCGTCTGCACCAGATTGCCGCGCACCGTGAATTCGCCATCAAACGTGTCGTCCTGCGTGCAAACACCGAGCGCGCGGCGCGCCCGGTCACCATCGTTTGCGAGGTCATGCCCGGCGATGCGGACTTGGCCGGCATCGGGTCGAAGAAATCCATAGCACATGCGCAACGTGGTCGTCTTGCCGGCGCCGTTCGGCCCCAACAATCCCAACACCTCGCCCGCACGGCATTCGAGATCAATGCCGTCCACCACACGCTTTCCGCCGAGCGCCTTGATCAGACCCCTGGCAACAAGCAATACATTATCACCGTCAGGTAATGTGTCATCGCGCATAGATGAATGCCGCGGCAGTGTGGTGATGTTTCTGGCGAAAGCAAGAGTCGCGCGATGCTCGGCCGCATATCGCAAGGGGTGGAGGGAGGCGTGGTGAGTGCTGCCCGCACGCCGTTGTTCCAGCGAGGCACCGACTTTTTCCGCCCAAAGTTCGCCGTGGTTGAGATCGTTCGAACAGAAATCAGGAGGCCAGATTCCAGGGGCACGCATCAGTCGCGCGGTCTGCGCGGCGTCGCGGGAAAAGCGCAAACAGCAGCGCAACACCTACCCAACCCACCAACAGCGCGGTGACGTAGTGAATGAACGGCACCATCCAGATGCTGAGGAACGGCGGCGGCAGTGGCAGCGGCATGCTCCGGGGCGCGTAGAAAACATACCACCACACGAGTGTCGCGAGAACCGGTGGCGCAATGATGCGCAGGCTGCATCGAAAGCGGGGCCAGGCCAGGCGTCGTTTGCCGCGCGCGATCTGTAGTCCGCACCACACCGCCGTCACGAACAGGAGTGCTCCCAGTCCGATCGCGATTTTCCACGCGATGCGGTTGATCCGGGGAGTGATTCCTTCCTCCGGATCAGGATCGGGCCCGGCATCCACGCCCAGGACGGTTTTCAACCAGAGCTTTTGC includes these proteins:
- a CDS encoding ABC transporter ATP-binding protein; translated protein: MRDDTLPDGDNVLLVARGLIKALGGKRVVDGIDLECRAGEVLGLLGPNGAGKTTTLRMCYGFLRPDAGQVRIAGHDLANDGDRARRALGVCTQDDTFDGEFTVRGNLVQTGRYYRPRQADILQRIDALIERFGLGPYADQKPQTLSGGFKRRL